The following proteins are encoded in a genomic region of Lactiplantibacillus plantarum:
- a CDS encoding cation-translocating P-type ATPase yields the protein MSERYLSAIEHGLTTKQVDQRLTAGLKNEPLPPLTRSVKQIFRDNLLTLFNCINVLLAGLVFLTGSYKNMLFLFVVIVNTAIGIFQEIRAKRQVDKLALLSATKVQVRRDGQTVAIGQDEIVQDDLLLVTRGEQIPVDGLVRATAGLEVDESQITGEADPVIKGPGDDLVSGSVILGGHGIVQATQVGHGSFIKQMARAAKQKRRTPSQLLTIINRIIKILTFTIIPLGAGLFISTMMRGESQNRAILGTVAAMVGMIPEGLVLLTSVALAAGAFTLGRHQVLVRELPAIEALARVDTLCLDKTGTITSGKLVFERVEPWNQHDLTAVEHRLAALVTAIDDDNETARAIKTAFGQPPVQATEVLPFSSSRKWSGAAFDGHAYVMGAPEFIFTTVPGELQSRIKTLAQQGYRVLVLAEVAALTTPKPTRPMTLGLILITDELRPHAKTTFGFFANQDVALKVISGDNPVTVASIAQRAEIKDADRLVDMSQVGTTPDYDQLVTNYTVFGRVTPQQKEQLIKAYQRNGHTVAMTGDGVNDLLALKQADCSIAMASGSEATKSLADFVLIDSNFDAMVQVLNEGRRVINNIERVAALYLIKTMYSVALTLIFIFMSHSYPFEPIQLTPISSLMVGIPTFFLALQPDYTRITGRFMKQVMEIAVPAAICVVGYIMVIMVLGNKFQLNFETTATLSVLMTGIFSLNALLIAARPLNRFKIGLVVLMATLFVLVFLFAGRIFSLVNLLDWSLAVIYLPLMISAYPVFIVLQNGLGKRVLSKINWR from the coding sequence ATGTCGGAACGTTATTTATCAGCAATTGAACACGGGTTAACGACTAAGCAAGTTGACCAGCGCCTGACAGCGGGTCTAAAGAATGAGCCGTTACCGCCCTTAACGCGGTCTGTTAAACAGATTTTTCGTGATAATTTGCTAACACTTTTTAACTGTATCAATGTTTTGTTAGCCGGATTAGTCTTTTTGACGGGAAGCTATAAGAACATGCTGTTCTTATTCGTGGTCATCGTCAACACGGCCATCGGTATTTTTCAGGAGATTCGTGCCAAGCGTCAGGTCGATAAGCTGGCATTATTATCGGCCACTAAGGTTCAAGTCCGCCGTGACGGTCAAACGGTGGCGATTGGTCAGGACGAAATCGTTCAGGATGATTTACTATTAGTGACCCGTGGCGAGCAGATTCCTGTGGATGGGCTCGTGCGGGCGACCGCTGGATTAGAGGTCGATGAGTCGCAGATTACTGGTGAGGCTGATCCGGTTATTAAGGGGCCGGGTGATGATCTGGTTTCTGGGAGTGTCATCCTTGGTGGTCACGGAATCGTGCAGGCAACGCAGGTTGGTCACGGCAGTTTTATCAAGCAGATGGCGCGAGCAGCTAAGCAAAAACGGCGGACGCCAAGTCAACTGTTAACGATTATCAATCGAATTATCAAAATTTTGACTTTTACGATTATTCCACTAGGTGCTGGACTGTTCATTTCCACTATGATGCGGGGTGAAAGTCAGAACCGGGCCATCCTCGGGACGGTGGCCGCGATGGTCGGGATGATTCCGGAAGGACTGGTGCTGTTAACGTCAGTCGCTTTAGCTGCTGGGGCGTTCACTTTAGGCCGGCACCAGGTATTGGTGCGGGAGCTACCCGCCATTGAAGCACTGGCCCGGGTCGATACGTTGTGCCTCGACAAGACTGGAACGATTACTAGTGGCAAGTTAGTTTTTGAACGCGTTGAGCCGTGGAACCAGCATGATTTGACAGCAGTGGAGCACCGGTTAGCTGCGTTAGTCACTGCCATTGATGATGATAATGAAACGGCCCGGGCCATCAAGACTGCTTTTGGTCAGCCGCCAGTGCAAGCGACAGAAGTTCTTCCCTTTTCTTCAAGTCGTAAGTGGAGTGGGGCTGCGTTTGATGGTCACGCTTACGTTATGGGCGCACCGGAATTTATTTTTACCACGGTACCCGGCGAGTTACAGTCTCGCATCAAAACGCTCGCGCAACAAGGTTATCGGGTATTAGTGTTAGCCGAAGTGGCCGCCTTAACGACGCCCAAACCGACTCGACCGATGACTTTGGGATTAATTCTGATCACGGATGAGTTGCGGCCACACGCTAAGACGACGTTTGGTTTTTTTGCTAATCAAGACGTCGCCCTAAAAGTTATTTCTGGTGATAATCCGGTGACGGTCGCTAGTATTGCACAACGGGCTGAAATCAAAGACGCTGATCGGCTGGTTGATATGAGTCAAGTGGGGACTACCCCCGACTATGATCAGCTAGTGACTAATTATACGGTGTTCGGTCGAGTGACGCCGCAACAAAAAGAGCAACTAATTAAAGCCTATCAGCGCAACGGCCATACCGTAGCGATGACTGGTGACGGCGTTAATGATTTGTTGGCGCTGAAACAGGCGGATTGTAGTATCGCGATGGCGAGTGGGAGTGAAGCCACGAAGAGTTTGGCTGATTTTGTCTTAATCGATTCGAACTTTGATGCGATGGTGCAAGTGCTGAACGAGGGTCGCCGCGTTATCAATAATATTGAACGGGTCGCCGCGCTCTACTTGATTAAGACGATGTATTCGGTCGCTCTGACGTTGATTTTTATCTTCATGAGCCACAGCTACCCGTTTGAGCCCATCCAATTAACACCGATTTCATCGTTGATGGTTGGTATTCCAACCTTTTTCTTGGCGTTACAGCCTGATTATACGCGAATTACCGGGCGCTTTATGAAACAGGTGATGGAGATTGCCGTTCCCGCGGCGATCTGCGTGGTCGGCTATATCATGGTCATCATGGTGTTAGGTAATAAGTTCCAGCTGAATTTCGAAACGACCGCGACATTGAGTGTGTTGATGACCGGGATCTTTAGTTTAAATGCGTTATTGATTGCAGCCCGGCCGTTGAACCGGTTCAAAATTGGGTTAGTCGTGTTAATGGCAACACTGTTCGTCCTAGTCTTTTTGTTTGCCGGCCGAATTTTCTCATTGGTTAATCTATTAGATTGGTCGTTAGCTGTGATTTACCTACCACTGATGATCAGTGCGTATCCGGTGTTCATTGTTCTGCAAAATGGCTTAGGAAAACGCGTTCTCAGTAAGATCAATTGGCGATAA
- a CDS encoding TetR/AcrR family transcriptional regulator, whose product MMVKRRTLTQAKVLATANQLIESKGINGLTIRDLALVLDVRPQSIYNYVDSLSDLLDQVGLQFVQNVADRLTETISDVDGDEALMAFAQEFRAACNQHRGLAPLLLDLNDNLRIPRSRKAIVQLYQDMFKPLQLDDSARVENTLYRSTLFGFIIQEIGGFFKMQGTELDERFTKVMQLAIDQTHLPADKTKK is encoded by the coding sequence ATGATGGTAAAGAGAAGAACACTGACACAGGCAAAAGTATTAGCAACAGCTAATCAGTTAATTGAAAGCAAGGGAATTAACGGATTAACAATTCGGGATTTAGCGTTAGTTTTGGATGTGCGGCCGCAATCGATTTATAATTATGTTGATAGCTTGAGTGATTTATTAGATCAGGTTGGCCTCCAATTTGTTCAAAATGTTGCGGATCGTTTAACTGAAACAATCTCAGACGTTGACGGTGATGAGGCTTTGATGGCATTTGCTCAAGAATTCCGGGCGGCCTGCAACCAGCATCGGGGGTTGGCACCGTTATTACTTGACTTAAATGATAACCTAAGAATCCCACGGTCTCGTAAAGCAATTGTGCAGTTATACCAAGATATGTTTAAACCATTACAATTGGATGATTCGGCGCGGGTGGAGAATACCTTGTACCGTTCCACGTTGTTCGGATTCATTATTCAAGAGATTGGCGGCTTCTTTAAGATGCAGGGGACTGAACTTGATGAACGGTTCACGAAGGTTATGCAGTTAGCGATTGACCAGACACACTTACCTGCTGATAAAACGAAAAAATAA
- the rlmD gene encoding 23S rRNA (uracil(1939)-C(5))-methyltransferase RlmD: MKVNLPVHKGEVLDVTIMDLTYQGMGVAKVDNYPIFIENALPEEKITVKVTKTTKNFAFGDVEKINQVSPHRVNPKGRVYRQTGIAPLQHLEYSEQLKFKQHQVAELFAKVHMDDVEVLPTIGMVNPTQYRNKAQVPVRQVQGQLTTGFYKKNSHQLMPIEDYYIQDPAIDKAIVVVRDILRKYHEAAYDEFHHSGTIRTIMVRRGYYSHEMMVVIVTRTKHLPMADVVTQEIQAALPEVVSVIQNVNSKKTNVILGPVNNVLAGKATIDDQLLGLTFAISAQSFYQVNPQQTEKLYQLAIDQAGLTGNETVIDAYSGIGTISLTMAQHAKQVYGVEIVPAAIDNARQNADKNGITNATFVLDSAEKAMAKWQADGVKPDVIVVDPPRKGLDADFIKSAGEMAPKRVVYISCNPSTLVRDVQRFAEYGYHISAPVQPVDQFPQTPHIESVTVLEREQ; encoded by the coding sequence ATGAAAGTTAATTTACCAGTGCACAAGGGTGAAGTTTTAGACGTCACTATCATGGATTTAACCTATCAGGGTATGGGTGTTGCTAAAGTCGATAATTACCCAATCTTTATCGAAAATGCATTGCCAGAAGAAAAAATTACGGTCAAGGTCACGAAGACGACGAAGAACTTTGCGTTTGGTGATGTGGAAAAGATTAACCAAGTGAGTCCTCACCGGGTTAATCCTAAAGGGCGCGTTTATCGTCAAACCGGGATTGCACCACTACAACACTTGGAATACAGTGAACAATTGAAGTTTAAACAGCACCAGGTGGCCGAATTATTTGCAAAGGTCCACATGGATGATGTCGAAGTCTTACCAACAATTGGTATGGTCAACCCGACGCAGTATCGGAACAAGGCCCAAGTACCCGTACGACAAGTCCAAGGACAACTAACGACTGGTTTTTACAAGAAGAACAGTCATCAATTGATGCCAATTGAAGATTATTATATTCAAGATCCTGCAATTGATAAGGCTATCGTGGTAGTTCGCGACATTTTACGGAAATATCACGAGGCAGCCTACGATGAATTCCATCATAGTGGGACGATTCGGACGATCATGGTACGGCGTGGGTATTACAGTCATGAGATGATGGTTGTTATTGTGACGCGAACGAAACACTTACCAATGGCTGACGTGGTCACACAAGAGATTCAAGCAGCATTACCTGAAGTTGTCAGTGTGATTCAAAACGTTAATTCTAAGAAGACTAACGTGATCTTAGGGCCAGTTAACAACGTGTTAGCTGGTAAGGCCACTATCGATGATCAGTTACTGGGCCTGACATTCGCTATTTCAGCCCAGTCCTTCTATCAAGTGAACCCACAACAGACCGAAAAGCTTTATCAGTTAGCCATTGATCAAGCTGGTTTGACGGGTAATGAGACGGTGATCGATGCTTATTCCGGTATCGGAACGATTTCGTTAACGATGGCCCAACATGCCAAGCAAGTGTATGGTGTTGAAATCGTGCCAGCAGCCATCGATAACGCACGGCAGAATGCGGATAAGAATGGTATTACGAACGCGACCTTTGTTTTGGATAGCGCTGAAAAAGCCATGGCTAAATGGCAAGCAGATGGCGTTAAGCCGGACGTGATCGTCGTTGATCCGCCACGTAAGGGCTTGGACGCCGACTTTATCAAGAGTGCCGGTGAAATGGCGCCTAAACGGGTGGTTTACATTAGTTGTAACCCATCAACCTTAGTTCGAGACGTCCAACGGTTTGCAGAATACGGCTACCATATTAGTGCCCCGGTCCAACCCGTGGACCAGTTCCCACAAACACCACATATTGAATCGGTAACGGTGTTAGAACGCGAACAATAA
- a CDS encoding diacylglycerol kinase, whose translation MRKRARLIYNPTSGREALAHDLVEILGIFEQAGYETSAFATTPAPNSAADEARRCAKDGFELIVAAGGDGTINQVVNGLAGLKRRPKMAIIPAGTTNDYARALRIPRNDPVAAAKVVLKNQTVKMDIGQAGEQYFINIAAGGMLTELTYDVPSQLKSIFGYAAYLAKGAELLPRVKPVEMDLKYDGGHYQGKASMFFLALTNSVGGFEQLVPDASLDDGKFTMIIVKTSNLAKMLHLMTLVLNGGKHINDPSIIYVKTSKVVAKPADKDRLMINLDGEYGGDAPMTFRNLKQHIEMFADTDRIPDEAITDTDPELEDAERHFVSAVDQLPAATEDDEKTE comes from the coding sequence ATGCGTAAACGGGCACGACTTATTTATAACCCGACTTCTGGACGTGAGGCATTGGCCCACGATTTAGTTGAAATTCTTGGTATCTTTGAACAAGCTGGTTATGAGACCAGTGCGTTCGCAACGACGCCCGCCCCTAATTCGGCGGCTGATGAAGCGCGACGTTGTGCCAAGGACGGGTTTGAACTGATTGTAGCAGCTGGTGGTGATGGGACCATCAATCAAGTAGTAAACGGGTTAGCCGGGTTAAAGCGGCGACCTAAGATGGCTATTATTCCGGCGGGTACGACCAACGATTATGCCCGGGCACTGCGGATTCCGCGCAATGATCCGGTTGCGGCGGCCAAGGTAGTCCTAAAGAACCAGACGGTTAAGATGGATATCGGTCAGGCTGGTGAACAGTATTTCATTAACATTGCGGCTGGGGGCATGTTAACGGAGCTGACCTATGACGTACCATCACAATTGAAGTCGATTTTTGGGTACGCGGCATACTTAGCCAAGGGTGCTGAGTTATTACCACGAGTAAAACCAGTTGAGATGGATTTGAAATATGATGGTGGTCATTATCAGGGCAAGGCTTCGATGTTTTTCTTAGCGCTGACTAATTCAGTTGGTGGCTTTGAGCAGTTAGTGCCGGACGCGTCATTAGATGATGGTAAATTTACCATGATTATTGTGAAGACGAGCAACCTTGCCAAAATGCTTCACTTAATGACATTAGTGCTCAATGGTGGCAAGCATATCAATGATCCAAGCATTATTTATGTGAAGACGAGCAAGGTCGTCGCCAAACCAGCTGACAAGGATCGCTTAATGATCAACTTGGATGGGGAGTACGGTGGTGATGCACCGATGACGTTCCGGAATTTGAAGCAACATATCGAAATGTTTGCCGATACGGATCGGATCCCCGATGAGGCAATCACGGATACGGATCCAGAGTTGGAAGACGCTGAGCGACACTTTGTCTCAGCCGTTGATCAGTTGCCAGCTGCAACTGAGGACGACGAAAAAACAGAATAA
- the gatB gene encoding Asp-tRNA(Asn)/Glu-tRNA(Gln) amidotransferase subunit GatB, whose product MNFVTTIGLEVHVELKTNSKIFSPSPVQFGSEPNANTNVIDWGYPGVLPTPNKGVVEAGIKAATALHAEIEHHTYFDRKNYFYPDNPKAYQITQHEKPIAHDGWIEIEVDGKKKKIGIEEMHIEEDAGKNTHENDYSYVDLNRQGTPLIEIVSKPDIASPEEAYAYCEALRQRIQFTGVSDVKMEEGSMRVDVNISIRPAGSDKYGVKTEMKNLNSFNYVRKSLEYEEQRQQQVLMAGGKIQQETRRFDETTGQTILMRVKEGSDDYRYFPEPDIPAVDIDDDWIASVKKTIPEMPGSRRERYINEFGLTAYDAGVLTQTKEMSDFFDATVAEGADPKLASNYLQGDVNAYLNEHKVDLLATDLTPTNLAGMIKMISDETISSKIAKKVFKAIMAGSEPVQWVNDKGLVQLSDPAKLQPIVDDVLDNNQQSIDDFKNGKDRAVGFLVGQIMKKTRGQANPKVVNQLLMTSLKAR is encoded by the coding sequence ATGAATTTTGTAACCACGATTGGTTTGGAAGTCCACGTTGAATTAAAAACGAACTCAAAAATATTTAGTCCTTCACCCGTGCAATTTGGTTCCGAACCAAATGCCAACACGAACGTGATCGACTGGGGGTATCCGGGGGTATTGCCAACGCCTAACAAGGGCGTGGTCGAAGCTGGGATTAAAGCAGCAACGGCTTTACATGCTGAAATCGAACATCACACGTACTTTGACCGGAAGAACTATTTTTACCCGGATAACCCGAAGGCCTACCAAATTACGCAACATGAAAAACCAATTGCGCATGATGGTTGGATTGAAATCGAAGTTGATGGTAAAAAGAAAAAAATCGGTATCGAAGAGATGCATATTGAAGAAGATGCCGGGAAAAACACCCATGAAAACGACTATTCCTATGTCGATTTGAACCGGCAAGGGACGCCGCTAATTGAAATTGTTTCTAAGCCTGACATTGCCTCCCCAGAAGAAGCTTATGCTTACTGTGAAGCGTTGCGGCAACGGATCCAATTTACGGGCGTTTCGGACGTTAAGATGGAAGAAGGTTCAATGCGGGTCGATGTTAACATTTCAATTCGGCCGGCCGGTTCCGACAAGTATGGTGTGAAGACCGAAATGAAGAACTTGAACTCCTTCAACTACGTGCGCAAGTCGTTAGAATATGAAGAGCAACGCCAACAACAAGTTCTCATGGCGGGTGGCAAGATCCAACAAGAAACGCGGCGTTTTGATGAAACAACGGGCCAAACGATCTTGATGCGGGTCAAGGAAGGTAGCGATGATTACCGTTACTTCCCAGAACCTGATATTCCAGCAGTCGATATCGATGATGACTGGATTGCATCCGTTAAGAAGACCATTCCAGAAATGCCTGGTTCGCGGCGTGAACGTTACATCAATGAATTTGGTTTAACTGCTTATGATGCGGGTGTGTTGACCCAAACTAAGGAAATGTCTGACTTCTTTGATGCAACCGTTGCTGAAGGTGCGGATCCTAAATTAGCTTCAAACTACTTGCAAGGGGACGTTAACGCGTACTTGAACGAGCATAAAGTTGATTTGTTAGCGACTGACTTAACGCCAACTAACTTAGCTGGGATGATCAAGATGATTTCAGATGAAACCATCTCAAGTAAGATTGCTAAGAAGGTCTTTAAGGCCATTATGGCGGGATCAGAACCTGTCCAATGGGTCAACGACAAGGGCTTAGTCCAATTGTCTGATCCGGCGAAGTTACAACCAATCGTTGACGACGTATTGGATAATAATCAACAATCAATTGATGACTTTAAGAACGGGAAAGACCGGGCCGTTGGGTTCCTCGTGGGTCAAATCATGAAGAAGACACGTGGTCAAGCTAACCCGAAAGTCGTCAACCAACTATTAATGACATCATTAAAAGCACGGTAG
- the gatA gene encoding Asp-tRNA(Asn)/Glu-tRNA(Gln) amidotransferase subunit GatA, whose amino-acid sequence MTYFDQDLTSLHADLVAKKISATELAKATFANMNQVDPKLGAFLNLNEEQALQQAAALDQNGIDANNFFAGIPMAVKDNIVTKGLTTTAASKMLENFVPVYNATVVDKLLASNALIVGKTNMDEFAMGGSTETSAFHVTRNPWDISRVPGGSSGGSAVAVASGQVPVAFGSDTGGSIRQPSSFNGIVGMKPTYGRVSRWGLIAFGSSLDQIGPMTRTVKDNAAALNMIAGNDVHDTTSSKQTVPDFTAGLTGDIKGMKIGLPKEYMGDGIDPKVREVIQQAVKQFEDLGATVEEVSLPNSRYGVAAYYIIASSEASSNLQRFDGIRYGFRADDVKNLEDVYVRSRSEGFGDEVKRRIMLGTFSLSAGYYDAYFHKAGQVRTMIINDFNKVFEDYDLIMGPVAPTPAFKLGDELSDPITMYMNDVLTIPVNLAGLPGMSVPAGFADGLPVGLQLIGKAFDESTMYRAGYAFEQATQVYKQTPKVGGAN is encoded by the coding sequence ATGACTTATTTCGACCAAGATCTAACTAGTCTACACGCTGACTTGGTAGCCAAGAAGATCAGTGCCACGGAACTAGCGAAGGCCACTTTTGCGAATATGAATCAGGTTGACCCTAAGCTAGGGGCGTTCTTGAATTTAAATGAAGAACAGGCCTTACAACAGGCGGCTGCTTTGGATCAGAATGGCATCGACGCGAACAACTTTTTTGCTGGGATTCCGATGGCAGTCAAGGATAATATTGTGACGAAGGGCCTAACGACGACGGCGGCTTCTAAAATGTTGGAAAACTTCGTGCCGGTCTATAATGCCACGGTGGTTGACAAACTATTAGCAAGCAACGCGTTGATCGTTGGTAAGACCAACATGGATGAATTTGCCATGGGAGGGTCAACTGAAACGTCGGCGTTCCATGTCACTCGTAATCCTTGGGACATCAGCCGGGTGCCCGGTGGGTCTTCAGGTGGCTCAGCTGTCGCAGTGGCTTCTGGACAAGTGCCAGTTGCATTCGGTTCTGATACGGGTGGTTCGATTCGGCAACCATCATCATTTAACGGAATTGTCGGTATGAAACCAACGTACGGTCGGGTCTCACGCTGGGGGCTGATTGCCTTTGGATCTTCATTAGATCAAATTGGCCCAATGACACGGACAGTCAAGGATAACGCGGCCGCTTTGAATATGATTGCAGGTAACGATGTGCATGATACCACGTCATCCAAACAAACTGTACCAGACTTTACGGCTGGTTTGACGGGTGATATCAAGGGTATGAAGATTGGGTTACCAAAAGAATACATGGGCGACGGGATCGATCCTAAAGTTCGTGAAGTCATTCAACAAGCAGTCAAGCAGTTTGAAGACTTAGGTGCTACGGTTGAAGAAGTCTCCTTACCAAACAGTCGCTACGGTGTGGCTGCTTATTACATCATTGCGTCTTCAGAAGCTTCTTCAAACTTACAACGGTTTGACGGGATTCGTTATGGTTTCCGGGCTGACGATGTTAAGAATTTGGAAGATGTCTATGTCCGTAGTCGTTCCGAGGGCTTCGGTGATGAAGTTAAGCGCCGGATTATGTTAGGGACCTTCTCCTTGTCAGCTGGTTATTACGATGCGTACTTCCACAAAGCTGGTCAAGTTCGGACGATGATTATCAATGACTTTAATAAGGTCTTTGAAGATTACGATTTGATTATGGGACCAGTTGCACCAACACCGGCCTTTAAGTTGGGTGACGAATTATCTGATCCAATTACGATGTATATGAACGATGTCTTGACGATTCCAGTCAACTTGGCTGGGTTACCAGGAATGTCAGTACCAGCTGGGTTTGCAGACGGGTTACCAGTTGGCTTGCAATTAATTGGTAAGGCGTTTGATGAAAGCACAATGTATCGAGCGGGCTATGCCTTTGAACAAGCAACGCAAGTTTACAAGCAAACCCCGAAAGTCGGAGGTGCTAACTAA
- the gatC gene encoding Asp-tRNA(Asn)/Glu-tRNA(Gln) amidotransferase subunit GatC — MAEERINAEQVQHVASLAKLEFTPDQLAMFTPQLEKIIGMFEELSTVDTTGVPVTSRMSDHTNTLREDVAVKSDEALREALLKNAPETANGLIKVPAIIDESGDGE, encoded by the coding sequence ATGGCTGAAGAACGAATTAATGCCGAACAAGTGCAACACGTGGCGAGCTTAGCCAAATTGGAGTTTACACCAGACCAATTAGCGATGTTCACACCGCAACTAGAAAAAATTATCGGCATGTTCGAAGAATTAAGCACAGTTGATACCACGGGTGTACCCGTTACGTCACGGATGAGTGATCATACGAATACGCTACGTGAAGACGTGGCAGTTAAGAGTGATGAAGCACTCCGGGAAGCATTGCTGAAGAATGCCCCAGAAACGGCCAATGGCTTGATCAAAGTGCCAGCAATTATTGATGAAAGTGGGGACGGTGAATAA
- a CDS encoding CamS family sex pheromone protein: MNVKRIRTIGLVAVAAIVLAACGNLKNSSFGSTSSSTTTTGTKTTTTTGTADSEFYQGVIKNGRYRTSKSRGVVVSQNDNVMNLKSFESGLLDVSKKVFPTSKYVFQEGQYLSSSTVENWLGRKSSSNSEGLNPENNGKKDPNTRNPIYLQQLEEQDYMVQNGSKLSLGGVTIGLGMNSVDYYTKVEYGATYETDISTTELTAQGKKMANTVLQRLRQRSALKNVPIVLALYKQSSNDSLVGGDMIAYAVSKNGSTSISNWTSLNWKNYVFPATSESKNSGANSNDESDFSQFKSHVQNFFPNLSGVTANAHYKDKSLSKLSVNITTKFYSETEIISFTQYLATAAKRYLPSGVPVEITVKSANGDIQSFLARTAKGSSYYTHVFSDQGDD; the protein is encoded by the coding sequence GTGAATGTTAAACGCATACGCACGATTGGCTTAGTGGCAGTAGCTGCCATTGTTCTAGCCGCCTGCGGTAATTTAAAGAATTCGTCCTTTGGGTCGACTAGTAGTAGCACCACAACGACCGGAACGAAAACAACGACCACCACTGGAACTGCTGATAGTGAGTTCTATCAAGGCGTCATCAAAAATGGCCGTTATCGGACGAGTAAGTCGCGAGGCGTGGTCGTTTCGCAAAATGATAACGTCATGAATTTGAAGAGCTTCGAAAGTGGCTTATTGGACGTGTCTAAAAAGGTCTTTCCAACGAGTAAGTATGTCTTTCAAGAAGGGCAGTATTTGAGCTCATCGACAGTTGAAAATTGGCTCGGACGGAAATCAAGCAGCAATTCGGAGGGCTTGAACCCAGAGAATAACGGTAAGAAGGATCCGAATACTCGGAATCCGATTTACTTACAACAGCTTGAAGAACAAGATTATATGGTTCAAAATGGTAGTAAGTTATCGCTTGGCGGGGTCACGATTGGCTTGGGAATGAACTCGGTCGATTATTATACTAAGGTCGAATATGGGGCAACATACGAAACGGACATCTCAACGACTGAGTTAACGGCGCAAGGTAAGAAGATGGCGAATACTGTCTTACAACGGTTGCGGCAACGCTCAGCTTTGAAGAATGTGCCGATTGTCTTGGCACTCTATAAGCAGTCTTCGAATGATAGTTTAGTTGGGGGCGACATGATTGCCTACGCGGTCTCTAAGAACGGCTCCACTTCGATCTCAAACTGGACGTCGTTGAATTGGAAGAATTATGTCTTCCCAGCGACCTCTGAGTCAAAGAACTCAGGTGCGAATAGTAATGATGAGTCGGACTTTAGTCAGTTTAAGTCCCACGTGCAGAATTTCTTCCCGAACTTGTCTGGCGTAACGGCGAATGCTCATTACAAGGACAAATCGTTGAGTAAATTAAGTGTCAACATCACGACTAAGTTCTACAGCGAAACGGAAATCATCAGTTTCACGCAGTACTTAGCAACGGCTGCTAAACGGTACTTGCCATCTGGTGTACCGGTTGAAATTACGGTTAAGAGTGCCAATGGTGACATTCAAAGCTTCTTAGCCAGAACGGCGAAGGGTAGTTCGTATTACACCCATGTCTTTAGTGACCAGGGCGACGATTAA